The bacterium genome includes a region encoding these proteins:
- a CDS encoding flagellar hook-basal body complex protein, which yields MPSAFFTSASGLRNQQVKMDLIASNIANINTTGYKASSIIFSELLAQTLRGASSPQGTLGGTNPVQIGLGAAIAAIHSIIGQSSLENTNRSTDFAINGQGFFTLARGNNILFTRAGDFGVDASGALVGNNGYRVQGFNELTADGLMIDPNSGIGDIVIKFGQKLEARATSEVDFASNLDASADRFGSVDLQSVSFGSTGITTASGAAAPYAVAVAGAAVDPSTFVDSTDIIIDGNTVTFSIPTGGTMTSLELAQEIADQINADGAVNQVVQATVRNVNNQGVLVLQAIQPGAQFTVDGSTSAPYIGFPASSQTYTSPTDPGEFLVGNHQIVVTESKAATATTTQSVGIGVNAPLSTETFDIDGVTVSLLGFSDTGTSAGNAAKIAELINSTPAISVTATANANGTITLTHKLKGVANTFSLENPSSATLFDRLGFSSIPDGDGVPGDPILVNNGINARIEDTFIPNDGSPALVRFLEDITIAGTSSELSNIQQQIQGNTAAFPLIPGVVLSIDELTAGRAFIRTNTAAVHTTSRIVYDSLGNAHELNFKFTHVRENIWDWEALFPKEPQIVLTGNLGRIEFGSTGLIISPNPTTPVQFTAAGAEPTTIDLIFDGLGNPINGVTQFTGETTTAARSQDGYPMGVLTSFETDASGVISGFYSNGQRRPIAQIAIATFTNPEGLSRVGDTTFQESSNSGSVVLLRPNTGGAGSVFGGFLEQSNVDLALEFTNLIVAQRGLQANSRVFTAQDEILNEIVNLKR from the coding sequence ATGCCAAGTGCATTCTTTACGTCGGCAAGCGGCCTGCGCAACCAGCAGGTCAAGATGGACTTGATCGCCTCGAACATAGCCAACATCAACACGACCGGCTACAAGGCGAGCTCGATCATCTTCAGCGAGCTGCTTGCCCAAACGCTCCGCGGCGCGTCTTCGCCGCAGGGCACCCTGGGCGGAACCAACCCCGTCCAGATCGGACTCGGCGCGGCGATCGCCGCGATCCACAGCATAATCGGCCAGAGTTCACTCGAAAACACCAACCGCTCCACCGACTTCGCTATAAACGGCCAGGGATTCTTCACGCTGGCGCGCGGCAACAACATCCTTTTCACGCGCGCGGGCGACTTCGGCGTGGACGCCAGCGGCGCGCTCGTGGGCAACAACGGCTACCGCGTCCAGGGATTCAACGAGCTGACCGCGGACGGACTCATGATCGATCCGAACAGCGGCATCGGCGACATCGTGATCAAATTCGGCCAGAAGCTAGAAGCGCGCGCGACAAGCGAGGTGGACTTCGCCAGCAACCTGGATGCTTCAGCGGACAGGTTCGGCAGCGTCGATCTTCAATCCGTGAGCTTCGGCTCGACGGGCATCACCACCGCAAGCGGAGCGGCCGCGCCTTACGCGGTCGCGGTCGCGGGAGCGGCCGTCGATCCGTCGACCTTCGTGGATTCGACGGACATCATCATAGACGGGAACACCGTGACGTTTTCGATTCCTACGGGCGGCACGATGACCTCGCTTGAATTGGCGCAGGAAATCGCCGACCAGATCAACGCGGACGGCGCGGTGAACCAGGTCGTCCAGGCGACTGTGCGCAACGTCAACAATCAGGGCGTGCTTGTGCTTCAGGCGATCCAGCCGGGCGCGCAATTCACGGTGGACGGAAGCACCTCCGCGCCGTACATCGGATTTCCTGCGAGCAGCCAAACCTACACCTCGCCCACCGATCCCGGCGAGTTCCTGGTCGGAAATCACCAGATCGTCGTGACCGAAAGCAAGGCCGCGACAGCGACAACCACTCAGTCCGTGGGAATCGGCGTGAACGCGCCGCTCTCCACCGAGACGTTCGACATTGACGGCGTGACGGTTTCGCTTCTGGGATTCAGCGACACGGGCACGTCGGCGGGCAATGCGGCCAAAATCGCGGAGCTGATAAACTCCACGCCCGCGATATCCGTAACGGCCACCGCAAACGCGAACGGCACGATTACGCTCACGCATAAGTTGAAGGGAGTCGCGAACACCTTCAGCCTGGAAAACCCAAGCTCCGCCACACTCTTCGACAGGCTCGGATTCTCCAGCATTCCCGACGGCGACGGCGTGCCGGGCGATCCGATTTTGGTCAACAACGGGATCAACGCCCGTATCGAGGACACGTTCATACCGAACGACGGCAGTCCGGCGCTTGTGAGATTTCTGGAAGACATCACCATAGCGGGAACTTCGAGCGAGCTTTCGAACATCCAGCAGCAGATCCAGGGCAACACCGCGGCCTTCCCGTTGATACCGGGCGTCGTTCTTTCGATAGACGAGCTGACCGCGGGCCGCGCGTTCATCCGCACGAACACCGCCGCAGTGCATACGACAAGCAGGATCGTGTACGACTCGCTCGGCAACGCGCACGAGCTGAATTTCAAATTCACCCACGTCCGGGAGAACATCTGGGACTGGGAGGCGCTCTTCCCCAAGGAGCCGCAGATCGTCCTGACCGGCAACCTGGGCAGGATCGAATTCGGCTCGACGGGACTGATAATCAGCCCAAATCCGACCACGCCGGTGCAGTTCACCGCGGCCGGCGCGGAGCCGACGACGATTGATTTGATCTTCGACGGGCTGGGCAATCCGATCAACGGCGTGACGCAGTTCACCGGCGAAACGACTACGGCCGCCCGCAGCCAGGACGGCTATCCGATGGGCGTGCTGACCAGCTTCGAAACGGACGCGAGCGGCGTCATCAGCGGATTTTATTCGAACGGCCAGCGCCGTCCGATAGCCCAGATCGCGATCGCGACCTTCACGAATCCGGAAGGCCTTTCGCGCGTCGGGGACACGACCTTTCAGGAGTCGTCAAACTCCGGATCGGTGGTGCTGCTGCGCCCCAACACGGGCGGAGCGGGAAGCGTATTCGGCGGATTTCTGGAGCAGAGCAACGTGGACTTGGCTTTGGAGTTCACCAACCTGATAGTCGCCCAGCGCGGCCTTCAGGCGAACAGCCGCGTCTTCACGGCCCAGGACGAAATCCTGAACGAAATCGTAAACCTCAAGCGGTAA
- a CDS encoding flagellar FlbD family protein has product MIELTKINGEAFVLNCDLIESIEAAPDTILKLTNGKKVIVRETVKEVVMRVVEFRRRIHILEVGAPDAGAGGPALREGSG; this is encoded by the coding sequence ATGATCGAATTGACCAAGATCAACGGGGAGGCGTTCGTGCTCAACTGCGACCTTATCGAGAGCATAGAAGCCGCCCCGGACACGATCCTTAAGCTGACCAACGGCAAGAAGGTCATCGTCAGGGAAACTGTCAAGGAAGTGGTCATGCGGGTCGTCGAATTCAGGCGGCGCATCCACATTCTCGAAGTGGGCGCGCCGGATGCGGGCGCCGGCGGCCCGGCGCTCCGGGAGGGCAGCGGTTGA
- the fliM gene encoding flagellar motor switch protein FliM yields the protein MTDILSQDEIDALLSALDSGDISHEEFGGAQGGDARARLYDFKRPDKFSKDQLRTIHFLHETFGRIWASSLSGMLRNLVNMTVVSVDQLTYKEFLLAIPDPSVICVFSMPPLEGRAILEFSPAIAFPIIDRLLGGHGSANQRIRELSDIEKRIISTLVEEGLSFLKEAWMSMMELYPEMETVESNPMFVQVVPPNDMVLLLTLESKIGDFTGVINLCYPYTLLEPILTRLSQQFLISSTGRGATEHSRKLVLETLRETKLEIDVVLGEAELPMGDVLNMREGDLVKLEAKTDDELKVIVGEKLKFAGVPGTVDGKMAVMITRYITNPEEMIKDVRV from the coding sequence TTGACCGACATCCTTTCCCAGGATGAAATAGACGCCTTATTGTCCGCGCTCGACTCGGGCGACATTTCGCACGAGGAGTTTGGAGGCGCGCAGGGCGGAGACGCGCGCGCGCGTCTGTACGACTTCAAGCGTCCGGACAAGTTTTCCAAGGATCAGCTGCGCACCATTCACTTTCTGCATGAGACGTTCGGACGAATTTGGGCGAGTTCGCTTTCCGGAATGCTTCGCAACCTGGTCAACATGACCGTTGTATCGGTTGACCAGCTTACATACAAGGAATTTCTTCTTGCGATTCCGGATCCGTCGGTCATTTGCGTGTTCAGCATGCCGCCGCTCGAAGGCCGGGCGATCCTCGAATTCAGCCCCGCGATCGCTTTCCCGATAATAGACCGGCTGCTGGGCGGCCACGGCAGCGCGAATCAGCGCATCCGCGAGCTTTCGGACATCGAAAAGCGGATTATAAGCACGCTGGTGGAGGAGGGCCTTTCGTTCCTCAAGGAAGCGTGGATGAGCATGATGGAGCTTTACCCGGAAATGGAAACCGTGGAAAGCAATCCGATGTTCGTCCAGGTCGTGCCGCCGAACGACATGGTGCTGCTGCTCACGCTCGAAAGCAAGATCGGCGATTTCACCGGCGTCATCAACCTCTGCTATCCGTACACCTTGCTCGAGCCGATACTCACGCGACTTTCGCAGCAGTTCCTCATTTCCAGCACCGGCCGCGGCGCGACCGAGCACAGCCGCAAGCTGGTTTTGGAAACGCTGCGCGAAACCAAGCTCGAAATCGACGTCGTACTGGGAGAGGCGGAACTTCCGATGGGCGATGTGCTGAACATGAGGGAAGGCGACCTTGTGAAGCTGGAAGCCAAAACCGACGACGAACTGAAAGTGATCGTGGGCGAAAAGCTGAAATTCGCCGGTGTGCCGGGCACGGTGGACGGCAAAATGGCGGTGATGATTACCAGATACATAACGAACCCGGAGGAGATGATCAAAGATGTCCGCGTCTAA
- the fliN gene encoding flagellar motor switch protein FliN, translated as MSASNDFLSAGGLDVPVPPDFIGDEGDSKARAFVESAMDSVARIISSMVGADCNLAGISVSQLGPAAVDSMFGPESVLIESAIVLDGTHPVFLVVDQRIMKQAANPMIGRGLTEGMDEPLGDVRLSAAKEVFNQAFGGIAARVGQSARKEATHQLGEAILQDQAIALKAKLPAEPYLARVKMDVEESGTWEIAFVFGGSILKLQDQAPPAPMPEPRAAERPVAQETEKVTYRPAEFEELPDKKISYEARNIEVLLDVPLNITVVLGRSKVPIKQVLEYGQGSLITLDKLAGEPVDLLINGKYFAKGEVVVIDENFGVRISSILSPEERLHQLTST; from the coding sequence ATGTCCGCGTCTAATGATTTTTTGTCCGCGGGGGGCCTGGACGTTCCGGTGCCGCCCGATTTCATAGGGGACGAAGGCGACAGCAAGGCGCGGGCGTTCGTCGAATCCGCAATGGACAGCGTCGCCAGGATTATCTCGTCAATGGTCGGCGCCGACTGCAACCTGGCGGGTATTTCGGTCTCGCAGCTCGGCCCGGCCGCGGTGGATTCAATGTTCGGCCCGGAGTCCGTGCTAATCGAATCGGCGATCGTTCTCGACGGAACCCACCCCGTGTTTCTGGTCGTAGACCAGCGGATAATGAAGCAAGCGGCGAATCCGATGATCGGCCGCGGGCTGACGGAAGGAATGGACGAGCCGCTCGGCGACGTAAGGCTGTCCGCAGCAAAGGAAGTGTTCAACCAGGCGTTCGGCGGAATCGCCGCAAGGGTAGGTCAAAGCGCAAGAAAAGAAGCGACCCATCAGCTCGGCGAAGCCATTTTGCAGGACCAGGCTATCGCGCTGAAGGCAAAGCTTCCGGCCGAGCCGTACTTGGCCAGGGTAAAAATGGATGTCGAGGAAAGCGGAACCTGGGAGATTGCTTTCGTTTTCGGAGGCTCGATTTTGAAACTTCAAGACCAGGCGCCTCCGGCGCCGATGCCGGAACCGCGCGCCGCCGAGCGGCCCGTCGCGCAGGAAACGGAAAAAGTGACCTACCGTCCCGCCGAATTCGAAGAGCTTCCGGATAAAAAGATATCGTACGAGGCGCGCAACATCGAAGTGCTTTTGGACGTGCCGCTGAACATAACCGTGGTTCTTGGACGCAGCAAAGTGCCGATAAAGCAGGTGCTCGAATACGGGCAGGGCTCTTTGATCACGCTTGACAAACTGGCCGGAGAGCCTGTAGACTTACTCATCAACGGCAAGTATTTTGCCAAGGGCGAAGTTGTTGTTATCGACGAAAATTTCGGGGTTAGAATTTCGTCGATCCTTTCGCCCGAGGAAAGGCTGCACCAGCTTACCTCGACCTAG
- a CDS encoding flagellar biosynthetic protein FliO — protein sequence MNRSVAGNLIKLIISTTILASITLFSFPVFNNCQHFSCGISFAQDAGQAEQAKKGGPSEAGKSAASDAGKTGEPMFRDDFVPEDLPESGIDRYNPWGAFAGVLFVLGLLFLGAHFIKKIYKIDTFSAARQLKVIESVSVGTGKQVVLIKAGKFALVVGVTQGAISLLDKMTLDELGRSQASDLDEGRLLEAPPAPGAASFQEKLRQLRQRINGDDEN from the coding sequence ATGAACCGCAGTGTGGCCGGAAATCTGATTAAGCTTATTATTTCCACGACAATTCTCGCGTCTATAACGCTGTTTAGTTTTCCGGTTTTCAACAATTGCCAACATTTTTCCTGCGGGATTTCTTTCGCGCAGGATGCAGGACAGGCTGAACAGGCGAAGAAAGGCGGCCCAAGCGAAGCCGGCAAGTCCGCCGCGTCGGACGCGGGTAAAACCGGCGAGCCGATGTTCCGCGATGATTTCGTTCCCGAAGATTTGCCCGAATCCGGAATCGACCGCTACAACCCGTGGGGGGCGTTCGCCGGAGTGCTTTTCGTTCTCGGATTGCTTTTCCTAGGCGCGCACTTCATCAAGAAGATTTACAAAATCGACACGTTCTCGGCCGCGCGGCAGCTCAAGGTGATCGAGTCGGTGTCGGTCGGAACCGGAAAGCAGGTGGTCCTGATCAAGGCCGGCAAATTCGCGCTCGTGGTCGGAGTGACGCAGGGCGCGATTTCGCTTCTCGACAAGATGACGCTTGACGAGCTTGGCCGCTCGCAGGCGAGCGACCTGGACGAGGGGCGGCTGCTCGAAGCCCCGCCCGCTCCCGGCGCGGCCAGCTTTCAGGAAAAGCTGCGGCAGTTGCGGCAGCGCATAAACGGCGATGACGAAAATTAG
- the fliP gene encoding flagellar type III secretion system pore protein FliP (The bacterial flagellar biogenesis protein FliP forms a type III secretion system (T3SS)-type pore required for flagellar assembly.) produces MTKIRRAALALGRVAAAVLRRHRAPLSVLAGLWLASRATPLFAQGLPRVGIDIGTAESPADVVGLLQILLLFTLITLAPSLLVMVTPFTRIIVVLSLLRSALGTQHAPPNQVLIGIALFLTLFIMAPVNYQINQRAVQPYLKGTIEFGEAVKEAEAPLRKFMLAQTRRRDIALFVQMAKLENVESIEQVPTYVIIPAFMTSELKTAFQIGFIIFIPFLIIDLVVSSILMSMGMLMLPPVLISLPFKLLLFVMADGWNLIFASLARSFNVT; encoded by the coding sequence ATGACGAAAATTAGGCGCGCAGCTTTGGCGTTGGGACGCGTCGCGGCAGCGGTGCTGCGGCGCCACCGCGCGCCTTTGTCGGTTCTCGCGGGATTGTGGCTCGCGTCGCGAGCGACGCCGCTGTTCGCGCAGGGGCTCCCGCGCGTCGGAATAGACATAGGCACCGCGGAAAGTCCGGCGGACGTCGTCGGATTGCTTCAGATTCTGCTTCTTTTCACGCTTATTACGCTGGCGCCGTCGCTTCTCGTTATGGTTACGCCGTTCACGCGGATAATCGTCGTGCTCTCGCTTCTGCGCAGCGCGCTCGGCACCCAGCACGCCCCGCCGAACCAGGTGCTGATAGGCATAGCGCTGTTCCTTACGCTTTTCATCATGGCGCCGGTGAACTACCAGATAAACCAGCGCGCGGTGCAGCCATACCTGAAAGGGACGATCGAATTCGGCGAAGCGGTGAAAGAGGCCGAAGCTCCGTTGCGAAAGTTCATGCTCGCCCAGACCAGAAGGCGCGACATCGCGCTGTTCGTGCAGATGGCGAAACTTGAAAACGTGGAGAGCATCGAGCAGGTGCCTACATACGTCATTATCCCCGCGTTCATGACCAGCGAGCTTAAAACCGCGTTTCAAATCGGATTCATTATCTTCATCCCGTTCCTCATCATAGACCTGGTGGTGTCCAGCATCCTCATGAGCATGGGGATGTTGATGCTGCCGCCGGTGTTGATTTCGCTTCCGTTCAAGCTGCTGCTTTTCGTGATGGCGGACGGTTGGAACCTCATTTTCGCCAGCCTCGCCCGCAGCTTCAACGTGACTTGA
- the fliQ gene encoding flagellar biosynthesis protein FliQ, translated as MGDVYLGIGQRAIMIALELALPILIVALVVGFLVSIFQAVTSIQEATLTFIPKIIAVAISLIFFGPWMGSTIYAFAADLFGNAWRYIR; from the coding sequence ATGGGCGACGTTTATCTTGGAATAGGGCAGCGGGCGATTATGATCGCCCTCGAGCTCGCGCTGCCGATTCTTATCGTTGCGCTGGTGGTCGGATTCCTGGTCAGCATCTTCCAAGCCGTCACGAGCATCCAGGAGGCGACGCTGACTTTCATCCCCAAGATAATCGCGGTCGCGATTTCGCTGATCTTTTTCGGGCCGTGGATGGGCTCGACGATTTACGCCTTCGCAGCCGATCTGTTCGGCAACGCGTGGAGATACATCAGATAA
- a CDS encoding CAP domain-containing protein codes for MRIHTLNRFLFALALAAALVAGGTFASPAQSEDWKQYEATEEELRTKYGTAENRISLDEARSLMLSLVNSDRAKYQGLPSLEPDPLAAQVAQRHAEEMAENRYLGHYNLRGMKAPQRYNEANGTDMVIENVSYWEAEYDAYITPQVVADIEARWLKSPGHFAAIMTPEATHLGFGIAISKYGEITVITAVQLFVVDLSDFAPLPGRIRRGDTVNIVGRLHKGLKFFYAAVGSEPLPVQRTADYLNQHLAPYDTPEPFAGYLDQLSEGRRKLNGLKTYFTFVEGENGSVSGQVTLDDGSGKPKLYYIYLFAKREDGQVILVMQQTCEAV; via the coding sequence GTGAGAATCCACACACTCAACCGCTTCTTGTTTGCGCTCGCGCTGGCCGCGGCGCTGGTCGCGGGAGGCACATTCGCCTCGCCCGCCCAATCCGAGGACTGGAAACAGTACGAGGCTACCGAGGAAGAGCTTCGCACAAAATACGGCACGGCCGAAAACCGCATTTCGCTCGACGAAGCGCGCTCGCTGATGCTAAGCCTTGTAAACTCGGACAGGGCAAAGTACCAGGGTCTTCCTTCCCTTGAGCCGGATCCGCTGGCCGCGCAGGTCGCCCAGCGGCACGCGGAAGAGATGGCGGAGAACCGGTACCTCGGCCATTACAACCTGCGCGGAATGAAAGCTCCGCAGCGCTACAACGAAGCGAACGGCACCGACATGGTCATCGAAAACGTGTCCTATTGGGAAGCGGAATACGACGCGTACATCACGCCGCAGGTGGTCGCGGACATAGAGGCGCGCTGGCTCAAAAGCCCCGGCCACTTCGCCGCGATAATGACGCCGGAAGCGACCCACCTGGGTTTCGGCATCGCGATTTCCAAATACGGGGAAATCACCGTGATAACGGCCGTCCAGCTTTTCGTCGTGGATCTGTCGGATTTTGCACCTTTGCCCGGCAGGATAAGGCGCGGCGACACGGTGAACATCGTGGGGCGGCTGCACAAGGGACTGAAGTTTTTTTACGCCGCGGTCGGTTCGGAGCCGCTTCCGGTGCAGCGCACGGCGGATTACTTGAATCAGCATCTCGCGCCGTACGACACTCCGGAGCCGTTCGCGGGTTATCTTGACCAGCTTTCGGAGGGGAGGCGGAAGCTTAACGGGCTGAAAACCTACTTCACGTTCGTGGAAGGCGAAAACGGCTCGGTAAGCGGCCAGGTTACGCTGGACGACGGCTCCGGCAAGCCCAAGCTGTATTACATTTACCTGTTCGCGAAGCGCGAGGACGGCCAGGTAATATTGGTGATGCAGCAGACGTGCGAAGCGGTCTAG
- a CDS encoding NADH-quinone oxidoreductase subunit M, whose translation METGGFFDALYLFFINPLNQTVFLPLFGAIALLFFPKEKPRVIKGFSLVVSILTFLLSLQVLRNFSPDLMNWQFDVEWIPLMRVHYYIGIDGLSMPLFLLTSFICLLAMIGSFSITFREKEYFVLYFILVFAMLGVFVALDYFLFYIFWEIMLVPMYFLIAIWGGPRKEYAAIKFFLYTLFGSVFMLICIIGMFIWAGAGSWKIDEIANSVGLLYLTELPRTLLFIGLLLGFAIKVPMFPFHTWLPDAHVEAPTAISVILAGVLLKMGTYGFLRIAYPTFPDIAKNLGPVIAFISIIAIIYGALVAMAQADLKKLIAYSSVSHMGYMTLGIATLGADGINGAILQMCAHGLSTGALFLLVGVIYDRAHTRLIADFGGLYNQMPQYTGMMSLAAFTSLGLPGLVGFWGEFLILKGTFMAPEVWENLIVFGGVNGIVFFRWMAVIAAIGMILTAGYLLWMIERVFLGKANARWDKISDMSVREWWSLAPAGVLMVALGVYPAPLMNLFSQFSAVISARLAA comes from the coding sequence ATGGAAACAGGCGGCTTCTTTGACGCTTTGTATTTGTTTTTCATAAATCCGCTGAACCAGACGGTGTTCCTGCCGCTGTTCGGCGCGATCGCGCTGCTTTTCTTCCCCAAGGAAAAGCCGCGCGTGATCAAGGGATTCTCGCTTGTCGTTTCCATACTCACGTTTCTCCTTTCGCTCCAGGTGCTGCGCAACTTCAGCCCCGACCTGATGAACTGGCAGTTCGACGTGGAGTGGATACCGCTCATGCGCGTCCACTATTACATCGGGATCGACGGGCTTTCGATGCCGCTGTTTCTGCTCACCTCGTTCATCTGCCTGCTGGCGATGATCGGCAGCTTCTCGATCACGTTCCGCGAGAAGGAATATTTTGTCCTTTACTTCATTCTCGTTTTCGCGATGCTTGGCGTATTCGTCGCCCTCGATTACTTCCTTTTTTACATTTTCTGGGAAATCATGCTCGTCCCGATGTACTTCCTCATCGCGATATGGGGCGGGCCGCGAAAGGAATACGCCGCGATCAAGTTCTTTCTGTACACGCTTTTCGGCAGCGTGTTCATGCTCATCTGCATAATCGGGATGTTCATATGGGCGGGCGCGGGCAGTTGGAAAATTGACGAAATCGCCAACTCGGTGGGACTGCTCTACCTGACCGAGCTGCCCAGAACTTTGCTTTTCATCGGGCTGCTCCTGGGATTCGCGATCAAGGTTCCGATGTTCCCGTTCCACACGTGGCTTCCGGACGCGCATGTCGAAGCTCCGACCGCGATAAGCGTCATCCTCGCGGGCGTCCTTCTGAAAATGGGAACGTACGGATTCCTGCGGATCGCGTATCCTACTTTCCCGGACATCGCCAAGAACCTCGGCCCGGTGATAGCGTTCATCAGCATCATCGCGATCATCTACGGCGCTCTCGTCGCGATGGCGCAGGCGGACTTGAAAAAGCTGATCGCGTACAGCTCGGTTTCTCACATGGGATACATGACGCTAGGAATCGCGACGCTGGGCGCGGACGGAATAAACGGCGCGATCCTCCAGATGTGCGCGCACGGCCTGTCCACCGGCGCGCTGTTCCTTCTTGTCGGCGTGATATACGACCGGGCGCACACGCGGCTCATCGCGGACTTCGGAGGCTTGTACAACCAGATGCCGCAATACACGGGCATGATGAGCCTCGCGGCGTTCACGTCGCTAGGACTCCCCGGACTGGTCGGATTCTGGGGGGAATTCCTGATTCTCAAGGGCACGTTCATGGCGCCCGAAGTGTGGGAAAACCTGATCGTATTCGGCGGCGTGAACGGAATAGTCTTCTTCAGGTGGATGGCCGTAATCGCGGCGATCGGAATGATACTGACCGCGGGATACCTGCTGTGGATGATCGAGCGCGTGTTCCTGGGCAAAGCCAACGCCAGGTGGGACAAGATTTCGGACATGTCCGTACGCGAATGGTGGAGCCTCGCCCCGGCGGGCGTGCTGATGGTTGCGCTTGGAGTTTATCCCGCGCCTCTCATGAACTTGTTCAGCCAGTTTTCCGCGGTGATAAGCGCTCGGCTTGCCGCCTAA